One Dermacentor albipictus isolate Rhodes 1998 colony chromosome 10, USDA_Dalb.pri_finalv2, whole genome shotgun sequence genomic window, AAAAGGCAGAGAGGCATCACTTACAGTCTTTGGTGCAACAGGCCTATGTTCTTTTTCATCTTCATCTTGATCAATGTAGCCATATCTAGGAAAAAGGAAACAAGAACACAGGCAGCTGAAGACAGTTGCGCATCCACTAAAACAATAAGCGTAGTAAACAGTTCCATGGGTTAAGAGAGAACTTTGCCTctggagctcctatctaaatacatgtgaatGGAGACATTAGCTCTTCTCAGCATCGACTGCACAGAATTTCATGACTGCTGCACTTTTCACAAaaaatttttacaaaatatttttTGCAAACGTTGTTGGAGATGGCAAAAATTACAAAATTGCTAGAAACTGAAGCGTCACGTTTATAACTCTGATACTGAGAAACACTATTGCAATTCTGTAGGTTGTGCATACACAGGAATCTAAGGCAGACAAAGTTTATGTATTGCAGATTGCTCGCAAACATACGAATAATTTGTGAGTCACAGTACTTAGGCGATGATTACTGCAGAAGTATGACCTCAGACTTCAGCTCTCCTTTTGGAATACTCTCCCTTGTCTACTTCCTTGATTTCAAAGAACCACTACTACCTGATGCATCACGTAAGTGAAATTTTGTGAGGCTATGAAACAATATTCGTATGCTTTATAGGTGTTGCAGTGAAATTGCCAAGCAAGATAGGAGAAACAGAAGTGCTCAAAAAGCAATATATAAAGATTAGATGAAGATAGAATAGGCTCACATTGACATTTTGCATATTCTCACGAAAAAAACATGCAAATAGAAATGattttctggggttttacaagccaaaagcacgatctgataatgagacAGCTGTAGTGGGAAACTtcagattaatttcgaccccctatggttctttaacgtgcacataaatttaGGTActcaagcatttttgcatttccccttgttgaaatgcggccgccacggctggCATCGAACCTGTCACCTTGAGCTCAACAGTGCAACGCCAAACATAAAATATATCTTCAGATGGAAGATGAAATGAAGGTAGAGGACAATATGATTGAAGACTTGGCTCCATCTGCTGTCATATTTTTGCACTTATTTCCTATTTTGCATTAGATCTTATCTTAAGAGAAATATCGCTAGTATGCACATACGCCCGCATGTAATTTAGaatgttcttttttcctttgatATGATTGTGTTTCCATCAAATGTTCTTCCATGTGCTATTTCAAAGCAGACGACACAGtgctctgtcgtctgcttcctAGAATGCTGTTCAGTCGTCTGCACTCCTGCAACTTCACGCACTGGTACTTCACACGGTGCTTTGTTGAACCAGGGCATGTGCACCGACTGTGCACAATGGGTGCAACTGTAAACGGAGTGTAAACAAAGAAGACCTGCGCATCTTGAGAGAATTGCAACACACCTTGTCAAGATCTGTTCCCTGAGCTCCTTGTCACCAAGTGGAAGTGACGAAGTATCCCTGCGTGGATTTGCTGAGCCATGTGCAGGTCCAGAGAGCAGTGTCTCCGCTGCTGCGTCGCGCTGAAGCAACAGTTGCGCGGCTGCCTCAGTGTCTCCACCGGCAACCATAAGGCAACGTCGAACCTCAAGCGCGCACGCGGCCGGAAACATCTCGCAGAGCGTGCGGaaagtggttccgtcacacagtTCAGACTCATCCTGCAAGACAAGGTGAAACGAAAAAGCAAATTGAAATTGTCACTTCAGGAAGGATTTCATTTTCTTGTATCCTTTCCTGTACTTGCGCTTTCTCGTATCCAGCTAGTACCGCCGGCAACGAAAGACTATGTACTACGGCATCCAAGAAAACTTTTATTACCGAGCAGCGTTGCAGCTGCAGCCAGTGAAACCATACAACACTGTATGCTTGCATGTGCTAGAACAGGATGCAAATCCAAATGCCAGGTGGCGTGCCAAAGCTGTGAAAATATTCATCTTTTTCTCAGATCATAATCCGTAAACATTTCATGCCGACTAAAAAATAAATCTGGTTAGGAAACCATCAGTGCTGGTGACCAGTGTATACAGCCCAACAACTTTAAGAAACTGCTTCCAAAGAAGTCTGCCACTGGCTCAATATCACTCAAATTTAAGTAGGAGATAGCATAGCTTTTCATAAACTGATTTATGTACATCTTTCCATAGCTTACATTTCACAGCCAGAAAACGTTTCTCCTTCGACTGTTGAAAACAGGCGTTTCTACTTTTAGAGCCTTCAAGTAGGTGTTTCCGCATCCTGCCAACAGTTCACGGCAGATTACAGAAGTAATGAGGAAGCTCTTACTGAAGAGGCTGACAATAGCATCACACTGctcagtgacggtgaagaagatAAGATCGAAAAATGGAATGCGAAGTAGGCTGTTGCTGATATTGTGCAATTTCACACTCTACGCGCTACTCCTTCATGCTGTCAAAAACCTTGCTTCATCCATAACAAGTTTGGTGAAATTGCTTGGCAGTCACATTGAACAAACTTCTTCGAAGTGGTCCTCAATAAAGTAGTTGCTTGACTGGACTACCCCCTGAAAGTACAGACATGAATGTTTCGAAAGCAGCTAGCAGCAGTCACACTCTAAGAAACATTTGCCCgttttggggcttatcttgtcaccaaacaataatcatcatctgtctagTATGCCTTTCTTTTCATTAATGTTGTGCACCTGACACATTCAGGTCGCGAATAACACGCCCATATTAGTGTGAGATATAGTGTACTTGACTTGAGATTAGTGAGCCCGGAAAGCTAAAGAATGGAAATGCTAGCAAAATAGATTATGATTACTATTTGAAGACCACACAGACCCCAGAGGCTAGAACTTTCCTTATAATGCCGTAACAATCATAACGATTAGGCCTAGCGCTGTCCACTGTACTTGTGAAGTCTTCCCTCATCCTCAAAGTGGTGTTTCGAAACTGCCAGAAAAGAGCCACACCAAGAAAGATGTGAAGTAGGACGTACACAGACAGCTATACGGTTTGGCTTCCCAACGTCCTCTTCCGACTGGCTCGTGTTTCGTGACCGAGGTGTCGGCTTGTTGGATGTTTTGCTCTCTGGGGAGATGACTGGTGTAATGAGCAAGCTTTCAGTTCTTTTTTCTGCAATGAGGTGCAAAGCAGTTGCACGATTAGCAGAAAGGAAAGAGACAAGGGGAGAGGGGGCGACAACATGCTCGTGTGTATAACAATCAATCTGTAGAGACCAACAAAAGCTCTTACTTTCTGTGTGCTTTCCGACTTTGCCGGACAGCAGTCCAACCCAAGATGATATTTTTGTACTGCGCATGTAGAAAGAACAGTCACACAACAATCTAAAGCTAGACACATGCTCTTAAGTTTAGCGCATTCAAAAACACCACACTGCTCTGACCTTGTAAGCACAGTGCAATGCACTTATGGTTACAATATTGAACCCTGTACTAACTTGCTCAACTTTCTGATCTATTAAAAGAGTGCCACAACACACATTTTCTATGTGGCACACTTCTTGGATGTAATGGATTTAGCAAATATACACTAAGAAATAATTAGAACCTAGAGACTTAGAAAGTGTGAAGGTAGGGCAGCATTTTTAAGGCATTTAAATTTGATCGTAATGTTGGTCTCGAAACACTGAACCTGACATCAAACGACATTATTGCGATGCCATGGCACAGAGCAAAAGTTACTGATGTGTAACAATAAATCCAGGTATACGAATGTTGCTCATacacacataaaaagaaaaacttcaattaaataaataaacaagagtGCTGGGCATGTTTGTTCTGCTGAATTTTTGTACACCAACAGCAGTGAATGCAGGGATGGAGCAAACAAATGAATCATGATGCCACGACACATCCACTTCTTGGATAACAGAATGCAAAAGGAAGTATTAAGGTAAATTACTTAGGGCACTTTGATGCTTGCCAGTATACTGTTCTTGCACTTTAGAAGGTTAGTACCTtcatttaaagcaaaaaaaaagaaggaaatttcATGTTAAAACTCATAAGCTGCACGAAACGATCTTTCTAAACAGATCAGATGTAAGAACGAGATTGTAATCCAGGTGTGTACAAATAAAAACAGCCGACAAGGTCTTATGAACTGTACATTGAGGAAAAGTGCTTACTCCGATATCGAGTCGAAACTTGGGATGTAAGCAGAAAGCATTTCTTTGAACTCCAAGACGTCGAATCCTTCCTCGGCTATGTCAGACTCCAGGATACCCACAACATAGGCAAGCAGAATTTCGTCAATCATGCTGTAAttgccacaaaaaaaagaaggttattTCTGGCAGCGTTACAGTCATGCTCAagccctccatttttttttcactgacatTACCAGCTTTACATCATTACACTAGTTTAAATCCTAAACCAATCAATGCCCTGAATAAGAATTCCGCTACCTCAAGTACGTAAAATTTGGATTTCCCTTTTAAATGCGATAAATTTAATTCAAGTTGTATCAGAATTGTCTAAGAGCATTTCTGCATGTAACATGTTTCTGAATGTGGAAAACGATGTTGGTCTTGAGCTAAAGGTTCCTTTTACCAGAATTATTAATCGTCAGATTTCGCTCCCTTAATTGAATGATTGGCTTGGTTTAATTCCTGGTATACAAAGGTTTTGCCGATTACAGATTACGAGTACACAATCATTATACCAATATATCCTTCAGACAAGATTCGTATGTGTCTttcattttgtttctttgttatcTTAGAATATATTTGACAAAAACTTGTTCATTATTAACCGCTGAACAGCACTGTACATTTTTCGAGCACTTTCTGACCCCCTTCTTTAAGCAATGCAGCATATATGTCAATGATTATACATGCATATATACACCTGGCAAAATTTACGACATTCAGTAGCTTCTCTGTATCTCAGTGCAATGCGTGTACTGGACCTTGTAGTGCCTCCTGAACGTTTAAAAACATGGAATTGTGCTTCTCCAGTACTGAAGCGCCACCTgcactattaaaaaaaaatttctgtaCCTAACGAGCATACGGTGTCTCCTTCGATCAGAAGTAATGCATGGATGTACAAAACCCCAACTACTGAAGCTGCAAACAATCAGTGTGTTTCAGCTGCCTCATGGCTAATGTAGCTGTGCTTTTTATATTCAACTGgatttcccccccccctctttttctaTCTTTCTCTGTCTTTAGTGAGTAAACTCTATTTAAAGCAGAAATAATCAATTTGcgtttaaagagagagagaaagcgggggttcacaaaataaaatgaaaggaaCAGTTGCTTACTCTGCCGCATCTTCGCTGGTTTCCTGCTGAATAAAGCACACGAGGGATTTCTTCACGAAAGCGTCCGAAGCCGGCGTTGCAGCATCACTATTCATTCTCCCCGCCTGTTGACGAGAACGGCAGAGTTAAAAGCAGTTGAAGCAAGTAAACCCGGTAACCCGCAATCACTCATTCACTCGCCAGAAAacgtgtttcgttttttttttttacatcaggcCGCGCAATACATCGAAAAAGGCCGTCAACGACACGATCAAAAAAGTACAGCAGTTCACGACGCCGTCAGTCAGCGACCACTAAACGGAAACCGTCGAAAAGGCGTCCATTCCgtcttcgcaatttttttttcttttttcgggtgCTTTCTTTTCCAGCGCAGCTTGGAACCGATCTCCGACGGTAAGCGAAAAGTAGTGTGCACGGTGCAATCTGCAGCATTCACCGGCGTCTGTTCCTTTCGCAGGCCGGAGAGATAAAATaaatattaaagaaagaaacgttaCGGCGGCTAGCCCAAGCGGGCTCTCGATGGGACGACCTATTTCCGATTTCAAATACTGTCGCGCTCGCCCAATCGAGAAGGGAAGGCGGAAAACCCGTGCGGTATCCGACACACGCTTCCGTCCGTTAGCCGATCACGACCTGTTCTTGATCCGTGTCCTGCGATGCCGCCGATAAAAAAGGCGGAGAGAGGATTCTCACCATGCACTTGCGACAGTTCGTCGCACGCGCAGTAACTACACATCGGTCGCACCGTTTTCGACGAAGGAGCTAGAATACAAGCGAAGCGCGCGGTTCGCGCAATATTCTACGGCTTCTCGGTTTCGACAGCGGCAGCGTGCACGTACCTTTTTGTCGGTGGAAAAAAATTGCCGCTCGCTCGCACAAGAACACCAACAGGGCCGAGAACGAAGCGAAGGGAGAATCAACTGTccgaaagtgaaaacaaaatcTAAAATAAGCGCCCGCCCGAGCCGCTGGCGCGCCCTCTGTAAACAATATGACGGCCAATCCCTGTTAGTGTGTTTTCAAACGCACCACCTTGGCACTGTTTCCGGGGCGAGCCTTTTGTAATCGACGTTGAGCACTTTAGTTGGTTTCGCCGGGTATTTTCAAAACGCTGGTCGAAACCCGCAAGAGAGCTGCGGCGTCGTTTTCTTGCCTTTTTTGTTTGCGTGTTTGCATGTTCGGAGTTTTTGCTAGCCTTGTCTGGATAATGAACACATCTTTGCTCTGCTGCGTGCCGTAGTGCAAAATTAGCCGCGTTCAAGCGAGCAACTCCGTGGAATTATGCGACTAGTGGCAAATCATGATCTCTAGAAAGCTGTGGCAGTGAATGCGTGCGACTATTTTAAAAATGGCCGCCGGCATCTGGCGCGCCATGTTTGTGTATGGAGTTATTGATGGAGTAATACGTAATACAACCACCATGTCGTAGTGGTCGAAGTATGCAACAAAAATCATATAAATCAATAAAAAATCTGAGTTTGAGAGTTCTACTAAAACTTTATGTCACCAATTTCAGTGACAATTTTGAGAGTGTGCTAGCGTATGCCTTAAAGTTAGGGTCAGAAACcgaaacaaaatatttttttcgccCGTGTATTTGTCGGTACTCTAGTCTACTTCAGGTCATACTTCAGGTAGTCGCGCTCTCGTATTCGTCTGCAGAAAAATGCGCGGGTGTTGTGGTAGGCCCGTTCCCGTTTGACTTGTACAAGTGTGCAAGTGTAGTTAATGTGCGGTCATGTGAAATTCGGCAAAGTGTTTTGTTCCGGGAGACGGGCGAAATGTCTTCAAACATTCGCACTGAGCTGTCTAAAGTTCGCGGTCTCGTCGACGACATCGAAGGCCTCGTTTGTGACGACAGGGCGAGCTCCGATTGTCCGACGGCCACGGAATCCGAGCTCAAGCTCGTCGCCGAAATGCTCTTGAAGGTCAGAGATGAGCTCgcgaagaagaacaagaagaaatcgGCGCCGCACCAGTCGTGCGACGGCGTGGAGGACAGCGACGGTTGGGGCAGCGACGGCGACTTCGACAAGAGCGTCGTCGCGATGTGCGACCTGGCCGAAGGCGTCGGTCGGCGAGACCCAGCTGATCCGGCGGGCCGCATCGAAAACGAAGGTGCCGAGGAAGTAGATCAGCCGGAGGATGGAACACCCGCCGACAACTACGATATCGAAACTGACGACGAATTCGATAGCTTCTGCGAGGGCAAAGCAGCGGGTCCCTTGTTTGAAATTACCACGGAAGAGTCCCTCAAAAACGAACCGGCGCCATCGGAGAAGCACCTTAGCATACTGAGGACCAAGTTTGGCCACAGTGCCTTCAGGCCGATGCAGTGGAAGATAGTGCGCTCCGTTCTGGAGGAGAAAAGGGACAACTGCGTTGTCATGGCGACCGGCTACGGGAAAAGCCTGTGCTACCAATACCCTCCCGTTTACACCGGCAAAACGGCGGTCGTTGTGTCCCCGCTGATCTCGCTGATGGAAGACCAAGTACGTGGTTTGGCCGCTGCGAACATCCCGGCCTGTTTCTTGGGCTCGGCACAGAACAGGCAGTGTGAAGTCATCAATGACCTCTACGCTGGGGAGTACAGGGTCCTGTACATCACCCCAGAGTTTGCCGAGACTAGCCTCGGCCTGCTGAAAACTCTCGACGATCGAGTTGGCATAACTCTGTTTGCGATCGACGAAGCCCACTGCGTGTCCCAGTGGGGTCACGACTTCAGGCACTCGTACCGCCAACTTGGCAGGTTGAGAAAGAGCTTTCCGCACGTTCCATTCCTGGCACTCACAGCCACTGCAACCCCTAGTGTTAGAGACGACATTGTAAAAGCCCTTTCTCTCAATGATGTCGTTCTCACCTGTACAAGCTTTGACAGGCCCAACCTGTACTTAGACGTGAGGAGAAAAGGAATCATGGCCGACGACTTAAGAGGGGTCATTCCAAACGATGGCAGCCCTACGATTGTCTACTGCCCCACAAAAAGCGCCACCGAAGAGGTTAACAAGTTGTTGTGCAACTTGGGCATTCAGTGTGCTCTGTACCATGCTGGCCTGTCACTGGGAGAGAGGAAGAAATCCCACACGATGTTCCTGGAGGACAGAGTTCAGGTCGTTGTGGCGACAGTTGCATTTGGTATGGGCATCGACAAGCCGGACGTGCGTAGGATCATCCATTATGGCGCTCCCAGGGACATTGAGTCCTACTACCAGGAAATCGGCAGAGCCGGTCGCGATGGATTGCCCAGCACGTGTATAGTCTTCTTCAGTAATGGGGACCTGGTCACCAACAAATATTTCCTCAAGGACATTTCCAATCCCGTGTTCCTTCAGCACAAGACAGACATGCTGAACAAGATGCAGCATTACCTGAGCAGTACCCGCTGCAGGCGAAAGTTATTGCTGGCCCACTTTGCCGCTGCTGAGGCGGATACAGTTGGTGGAGTGCCGCGGTGCTGCGACAACTGTACACGAAGGCTTAAGCAGGACAAGTCTAAGGACACTGGACAGGCCCAGACGAGCAAGGACAGCAAGACAAACTATACTAAAGAAGCCCGACTTCTGTTTGATGTCGTGATGGGAACAAAGCAGAGGTATGGGATAACTGTACCCATAGCGGTTTTACGTGGATCAGCGTCGCAGAAGGTGCCAGATTATTTGCGCAATAGCATTTACTACGGAACTGGGAAGCACAAGACGGAAGCGTTTTGGAAAGCCTTTGCAAGGCTCTTACAGTCTGAAGGATACCTGATGGAAAAAGCGATCCATAATGCTGGCGCACCAAAAGGTGCGGCTACACGATTCATTTCCTCCATTGTCCTGACAGCAAAGGCAAAGGAGTGGATTCGTGGCAGTGAAGAACTGTTGCTGGAGCCAACAACGGAACTGGCTGAAATGGAAGCTCCCCGACCAATACTCAAGCCTCAAGTGTTGCCGAAGACCGTGGCGCCTAGGCTGCCGTTGCCAACCACTGGCTTCTCGGATATCCTAGAGAGTCGGCACAATGCAAAGACAGAGGACAATGATTCCCTCCTGGCACTGACCAGAAACGGGGAGCCATCGGAAGACGAAAAGCTCCGCTCTGAGCTCTACACTCAGCTGGTGGAGCTTCGCAACAGAATGGCATCGGAGTGTGGCTACGCCCCATACATGGTTTTCAACAACCGTATCCTCCTGACAATTGTGCAGGGTTTGCCAACGTCTCTGGAGCAATTGGCAAAAGTGGAAGGTGTCTCTGAGGCCAAACTGAACAAGTTTGGCGGACGAGTGGTTGATCTGGTCTCCCAGTTCTGCAAGGACCGTGGTCTTCAGCCATCTGCTAACGAGGACGAGGTTCCAGCAGACTCCTCTTCGTGTCAGAATGATTCCTTGAGCTACCTAATCCAGCAGCTGAGCGACACACAACGCGTGACCTACCTCCACTATCGGCAAAACCAGAATGTTGCGGATATAGCGAGTAGTCGTGGCCTCGCTGTTTCAACGATTATTGGGCACCTCACTGAAGCTATCAAGGTGATCCTTGCTCATAGAACTTCAGCTTGCTGTTTGTTGAACACAAGGTTTTACTACAAAACTCATAACCACTACACCTTTCAGGCCCTATGTGCACAATTGTGCATGTCAAAGTAGTGCGTCAAAAAACATTAACACTGAATATTGAAAACATGTTGCATAGATCTTGAAACACTACTGAATAAACTTGTTAACTAAGTTTGAATAATACATGTAAGATGCTTTAGGAAGACAAGGTCAAATATAGATAGCTGGGCGTCTGCTCTTTGTGTAGGTTATGTTGCGAAGCAGCGGGttcctttccttcatttttctttgctATGTTTTACATCAGGCATATTTTTCAAATTGCTGGATAGCCGCTTTCCAAGTGCACTAGACATAATATAGTCGATGTTCTTGCATGGCGTttacattctgtaaacttgacaaaactcgctggACAAAATTCGCATTCTGTTCTGCAGCTGTACGTGTTTCACAATTCTGATGATGCAAGTAATCAGGTGAAACTAAATTTTCACTTGTCAAAATTGGTGCCTGAAGGGTATGAACAGCTACTTATCAAGCATTCCAAATTCTTTAACATAATGTGTCCAACTCAGTATTCCTTACCATGCTACGAAGACTGAACCAGTTCaattgacattctttttttttttgacacaatGTACAGATTGACCATAGTGTTTCTTCTTGACAAGCAGTGTGAGCAATGTTATAGCTCAAATGCACGTTATTCAGTTTTGCTTGAATTTGCAATTTTCTAGCCTTTTGAGACTCGAAAAGCAGGAGTTAGGCCAGAGCTGCGGTCGAGCATTTCGTTTAACATGCACTGCATTTAGTAAAAAGTTTAGCCAATTCCAGGTACTGCCGATCATTTCCATACTGGCTGAGCCGCCCTGCTTGCAActcccatagacactagtgccagagttccctctggtagttattgcatgaaactctatgTCTGGTAGGCCCCTGAAACAGcttggacaaattttgtaaacATGCAGGGTACAGCTACAGCAAAAACATTTTCACCACAATTTAAGCTGCTCATATTAAGAGAGCGGTCTGTGATTACAAGTTGCCCTTCTCTCTAGCCATGCTTtccctcctcaactcgtttgccaagCGATTGAGGCTAaactccaccttcactggctctgcatcatgaTGCGAAGTCGCGTCATATATTTCCAGTGTCTTGGAGCCAGTGCATGAAGCCACTCCAGCCTTTCGCTAGCCGCCTGGTCGTTAATCTCCAGTAGGAGCTGTCCAGGCAGCATGCGTTGCAAACGATCTGTTACTGTAGTTCTGCCACAGCGGCGAGCGTCTCTCACATAGTGGTAAACGCAGGCGAGCTGGGCATAAACAGGGCGGCTTGTATGGTGCAGCTGCCTGGTGGTACAG contains:
- the LOC135915809 gene encoding CUE domain-containing protein 2-B isoform X2, with amino-acid sequence MAGRMNSDAATPASDAFVKKSLVCFIQQETSEDAADMIDEILLAYVVGILESDIAEEGFDVLEFKEMLSAYIPSFDSISDTKISSWVGLLSGKVGKHTEKKRTESLLITPVISPESKTSNKPTPRSRNTSQSEEDVGKPNRIAVCDESELCDGTTFRTLCEMFPAACALEVRRCLMVAGGDTEAAAQLLLQRDAAAETLLSGPAHGSANPRRDTSSLPLGDKELREQILTRYGYIDQDEDEKEHRPVAPKTEPKKLIRYRDNKIVSVKGEKYSEVKREESDDMKRTYVTLKPARQYRFH
- the LOC135915809 gene encoding CUE domain-containing protein 2-B isoform X3, producing the protein MNSDAATPASDAFVKKSLVCFIQQETSEDAADMIDEILLAYVVGILESDIAEEGFDVLEFKEMLSAYIPSFDSISDTKISSWVGLLSGKVGKHTEKKRTESLLITPVISPESKTSNKPTPRSRNTSQSEEDVGKPNRIAVCDESELCDGTTFRTLCEMFPAACALEVRRCLMVAGGDTEAAAQLLLQRDAAAETLLSGPAHGSANPRRDTSSLPLGDKELREQILTRYGYIDQDEDEKEHRPVAPKTEPKKLIRYRDNKIVSVKGEKYSEVKREESDDMKRTYVTLKPARQYRFH
- the LOC135915809 gene encoding CUE domain-containing protein 2-B isoform X1 gives rise to the protein MVRILSPPFLSAASQDTDQEQAGRMNSDAATPASDAFVKKSLVCFIQQETSEDAADMIDEILLAYVVGILESDIAEEGFDVLEFKEMLSAYIPSFDSISDTKISSWVGLLSGKVGKHTEKKRTESLLITPVISPESKTSNKPTPRSRNTSQSEEDVGKPNRIAVCDESELCDGTTFRTLCEMFPAACALEVRRCLMVAGGDTEAAAQLLLQRDAAAETLLSGPAHGSANPRRDTSSLPLGDKELREQILTRYGYIDQDEDEKEHRPVAPKTEPKKLIRYRDNKIVSVKGEKYSEVKREESDDMKRTYVTLKPARQYRFH
- the LOC135915808 gene encoding bifunctional 3'-5' exonuclease/ATP-dependent helicase WRN-like, which produces MSSNIRTELSKVRGLVDDIEGLVCDDRASSDCPTATESELKLVAEMLLKVRDELAKKNKKKSAPHQSCDGVEDSDGWGSDGDFDKSVVAMCDLAEGVGRRDPADPAGRIENEGAEEVDQPEDGTPADNYDIETDDEFDSFCEGKAAGPLFEITTEESLKNEPAPSEKHLSILRTKFGHSAFRPMQWKIVRSVLEEKRDNCVVMATGYGKSLCYQYPPVYTGKTAVVVSPLISLMEDQVRGLAAANIPACFLGSAQNRQCEVINDLYAGEYRVLYITPEFAETSLGLLKTLDDRVGITLFAIDEAHCVSQWGHDFRHSYRQLGRLRKSFPHVPFLALTATATPSVRDDIVKALSLNDVVLTCTSFDRPNLYLDVRRKGIMADDLRGVIPNDGSPTIVYCPTKSATEEVNKLLCNLGIQCALYHAGLSLGERKKSHTMFLEDRVQVVVATVAFGMGIDKPDVRRIIHYGAPRDIESYYQEIGRAGRDGLPSTCIVFFSNGDLVTNKYFLKDISNPVFLQHKTDMLNKMQHYLSSTRCRRKLLLAHFAAAEADTVGGVPRCCDNCTRRLKQDKSKDTGQAQTSKDSKTNYTKEARLLFDVVMGTKQRYGITVPIAVLRGSASQKVPDYLRNSIYYGTGKHKTEAFWKAFARLLQSEGYLMEKAIHNAGAPKGAATRFISSIVLTAKAKEWIRGSEELLLEPTTELAEMEAPRPILKPQVLPKTVAPRLPLPTTGFSDILESRHNAKTEDNDSLLALTRNGEPSEDEKLRSELYTQLVELRNRMASECGYAPYMVFNNRILLTIVQGLPTSLEQLAKVEGVSEAKLNKFGGRVVDLVSQFCKDRGLQPSANEDEVPADSSSCQNDSLSYLIQQLSDTQRVTYLHYRQNQNVADIASSRGLAVSTIIGHLTEAIKVGLPVDLESVGVTPDILEAVISAVAALGGDIGRLTPIKELCPEHVEFNHIKTALAYLQAKYGIENSRLNLPKTLTPPATDSRNTTSKHLKPADDKCVVTEDTTLQLKSGKRSVSTEQLMTVSKKMKNSSLFRK